In the Brassica napus cultivar Da-Ae chromosome A7, Da-Ae, whole genome shotgun sequence genome, one interval contains:
- the LOC106355058 gene encoding uncharacterized protein LOC106355058, with the protein MNNPPTDAAPPSLKRNSNDVGWEFGVLCDPRNSDKVKCKLCGKQFSGGVFRMKEHIAHVKGNVSPCPVSSKADQEKCKQAILDAKEKKNLKRKHDQALRAEVNIYKDINTEELEKELGTLKSPHFQGPIDQYATSINPEASLAAQTRQQSIHDAISKEKTHAVRQYCSRWIYEANIAFNAIDNDSFRMFCEALGQFGPGWVPPSQYQLREPLLNEEQQRTKEKLKSLEEEWDKEGCSVMTDAWTDMKRRSIMNLCVNSRGGTCFLSSKDTSKDSHTGEYIFKYIDQWIEDIGAEKIVQVVTDNATNNVAAAKMLKQKRPRIFWTGCAAHTLDLMLEAISKLPGIAKIIDQAKAVTIFVYAHHTTLSMMRTYTKKRDIVRPGATRFAKFYLN; encoded by the coding sequence ATGAACAACCCACCAACAGATGCAGCACCTCCTTCTCTGAAGCGAAATTCAAATGATGTGGGATGGGAATTTGGAGTCTTATGTGATCCGAGAAATTCAGACAAAGTCAAATGCAAGTTGTGTGGAAAACAGTTCTCTGGTGGTGTTTTCAGGATGAAAGAACACATTGCTCATGTGAAAGGGAATGTCTCACCCTGCCCTGTTTCATCTAAAGCGGATCAAGAGAAGTGTAAGCAGGCAATTCTTGAtgcaaaagagaagaagaatttGAAAAGGAAACATGATCAAGCATTGAGGGCAGAGGTGAACATATACAAGGACATCAATACTGAGGAACTGGAAAAAGAGTTGGGAACTCTTAAAAGTCCTCACTTCCAAGGTCCTATTGATCAGTATGCAACCTCCATTAACCCTGAAGCTTCTTTGGCGGCACAAACACGACAACAGAGTATCCATGATGCcatatctaaggagaagacACATGCAGTCCGTCAATACTGTTCTAGATGGATTTATGAGGCAAATATTGCTTTCAACGCTATTGACAACGACAGTTTCAGGATGTTTTGTGAAGCGTTGGGACAGTTTGGGCCTGGTTGGGTTCCTCCAAGTCAGTATCAGCTTAGAGAGCCATTGTTAAATGAGGAACAACAAAGGACCAAGGAAAAGTTGAAGAGTCTAGAAGAAGAATGGGATAAAGAAGGTTGCTCAGTGATGACAGATGCATGGACTGATATGAAGAGAAGAAGCATAATGAATCTGTGTGTCAACTCAAGGGGAGGTACATGTTTTCTTTCATCAAAAGACACTTCTAAGGATTCTCACACGGGTGAGTACATCTTCAAATACATTGACCAGTGGATTGAAGATATTGGAGCTGAAAAAATAGTGCAAGTGGTCACTGATAATGCTACAAACAACGTGGCAGCTGCAAAGATGCTGAAACAGAAGAGACCAAGGATATTCTGGACAGGTTGTGCTGCTCACACTTTAGATTTGATGCTTGAGGCCATTTCCAAACTTCCTGGTATTGCAAAGATAATTGATCAAGCAAAGGCTGTTACTATCTTTGTATATGCTCATCATACAACACTGTCCATGATGAGAACATATACAAAGAAAAGAGATATCGTGAGACCAGGAGCAACAAGATttgcaaaattttatttaaattaa
- the LOC106357781 gene encoding transmembrane protein 256 homolog isoform X2: MGNCVRSNLRDLGGRRSMDPRIWHKVAAVSGMAALGLGTYGAHVFKPENPSYKQVWQTASLYHLVHTAALVSAPSTKYPSIFGGLLTAGIVAFSGTCYMVALREDRKFSTLAPFGGFAFIAAWATLLF; the protein is encoded by the exons ATGGGAAATTGCGTAAGAAGCAACCTAAGAGATTTGGGAGGAAGACGATCGATGGATCCTCGGATATGGCACAAAGTCGCCGCCGTTTCTG GCATGGCTGCTCTTGGTTTAGGAACTTACGGTGCTCATGTCTTTAAGCCAGAAAACCCTTCTTACAAACAG GTGTGGCAAACGGCTTCTCTTTACCATTTGGTTCACACTGCAGCTCTTGTTTCTGCTCCTAGTACCAAATATCCCAGCATC TTTGGTGGCTTGTTGACTGCTGGGATTGTGGCCTTTTCCGGCAC GTGTTACATGGTAGCATTGCGCGAGGACAGGAAGTTTTCTACATTGGCACCATTCGGAGGCTTTGCTTTCATTGCTGCATGGGCAACTCTACTTTTCTAA
- the BNAA07G04520D gene encoding uncharacterized protein BNAA07G04520D, protein MSDKTLPADPFHGIFAWVRIGIFWDVDQFKINVQSDAHSAAQNIRKTLSAAGHLGKVEIMAYGVADGHDFKDEAKFTSFPAGADTERHTKMLQDILVWSSKSPNPSNLFLIMGDSTVDFSSDIESLVSSRHYKIHRVKP, encoded by the exons ATGTCTGATAAAACTTTACCCGCAGACCCTTTCCACGGCATTTTCGCCT GGGTTCGGATTGGCATCTTCTGGGATGTAGACCAGTTCAAGATTAATGTTCAGAGCGATGCTCATTCCGCTGCGCAGAACATCAGAAAAACCCTTTCTGCGGCTGGTCATCTTGGCAAAGTTGAGATCATGGCTTATGGCGTTGCTGATGGTCATGACTTTAAGGACGAAGCTAAGTTCACCTCCTTTCCCGCAG GAGCTGACACTGAGCGGCACACCAAGATGCTCCAAGACATTCTTGTCTGGTCATCTAAGTCTCCCAATCCATCAAACCTCTTCCTTATCATGGGAGACTCCACAGTTGATTTCAGCTCGGATATTGAATCTCTGGTGAGCTCAAGACATTACAAGATTCACCGTGTCAAACCATAA
- the LOC106357781 gene encoding transmembrane protein 256 homolog isoform X1, translated as MGNCVRSNLRDLGGRRSMDPRIWHKVAAVSGMAALGLGTYGAHVFKPENPSYKQVWQTASLYHLVHTAALVSAPSTKYPSIVSFFLLFFPLFIPHTYLFLPQFGGLLTAGIVAFSGTCYMVALREDRKFSTLAPFGGFAFIAAWATLLF; from the exons ATGGGAAATTGCGTAAGAAGCAACCTAAGAGATTTGGGAGGAAGACGATCGATGGATCCTCGGATATGGCACAAAGTCGCCGCCGTTTCTG GCATGGCTGCTCTTGGTTTAGGAACTTACGGTGCTCATGTCTTTAAGCCAGAAAACCCTTCTTACAAACAG GTGTGGCAAACGGCTTCTCTTTACCATTTGGTTCACACTGCAGCTCTTGTTTCTGCTCCTAGTACCAAATATCCCAGCATCGTAagcttcttccttctcttctttccTCTCTTTATACCTCACACATATCTCTTTCTTCCACAGTTTGGTGGCTTGTTGACTGCTGGGATTGTGGCCTTTTCCGGCAC GTGTTACATGGTAGCATTGCGCGAGGACAGGAAGTTTTCTACATTGGCACCATTCGGAGGCTTTGCTTTCATTGCTGCATGGGCAACTCTACTTTTCTAA